From the Primulina tabacum isolate GXHZ01 chromosome 15, ASM2559414v2, whole genome shotgun sequence genome, one window contains:
- the LOC142528059 gene encoding outer envelope pore protein 16-2, chloroplastic-like, translating to MSGSGSNLETRSLLDELRSFDKGGFFDLGHPLLNRIAESFVKAAGIGAIQAVSREAYFTAVESVNGDATTGSTEIGAPKRHHRFPDSRGESNRKSVEALVKNTGIESMQWGLAAGMYSGITYGLKEARGVHDWKNSLMAGAATGAVLALTTGEQSHEQLVQCAITGAAISTAANLLTGIF from the exons ATGAGTGGGAGTGGAAGTAACTTGGAGACTAGGTCGTTGCTGGATGAGCTCAGGAGCTTCGACAAGGGAGGTTTCTTTGATCTTGGCCACCCTTTGCTCAATCGAATCGCTGAAAGCTTCGTCAAAGCTGCTGGG ATTGGAGCAATACAAGCTGTGTCCCGGGAAGCTTATTTTACTGCTGTAGAAA GTGTGAATGGAGATGCAACCACAGGCAGCACTGAGATTGGGGCTCCGAAAAGGCATCACCGTTTCCCGGATTCACGAG GAGAAAGTAACCGGAAGTCGGTTGAGGCCTTG GTGAAGAACACAGGCATAGAATCTATGCAATGGG GTTTAGCAGCAGGGATGTATTCTGGTATCACTTATGGACTGAAAGAGGCTAGGGGAGTTCATGATTGG AAAAACAGTTTGATGGCGGGAGCAGCTACAGGAGCGGTGTTGGCTCTAACCACAGGTGAGCAATCGCACGAGCAGCTGGTGCAGTGTGCCATAACAGGAGCTGCCATTTCGACGGCGGCGAATCTTCTTACAGGGATATTCTAG